The following proteins come from a genomic window of Triticum aestivum cultivar Chinese Spring chromosome 6A, IWGSC CS RefSeq v2.1, whole genome shotgun sequence:
- the LOC123132527 gene encoding transmembrane protein 230: MAYVDHAFSITDEDDLVGGAVGGPRGAPVKEIAFAAALLAFGALGVVAGLFMAANQVGGDTAHGIFFMVLGIVMFIPGFYYTRIAYYAYKGYKGFSFSNIPPI; encoded by the exons ATGGCCTACGTGGACCACGCCTTCTCCATCACCGACGAGGACGACCTCGTCGGCGGGGCCGTAGGGGGCCCGCGCGGCGCCCCCGTCAAGGAGAtcgccttcgccgccgccctcctcgccTTCGGGGCCCTCGGCGTCGTCGCCGGCCTCTTCATGGCCGCCAACCAAGTCGGCGGTGACACCGCGCACG GAATCTTCTTCATGGTTTTGGGCATTGTAATGTTCATCCCTGGATTCTACTACACAAGAATTGCCTACTACGCATACAAAGGATACAAGGGCTTCTCTTTTTCAAACATCCCACCAATCTAA
- the LOC123132528 gene encoding uncharacterized protein has product MNEPRRRRPGKAAPSYGDFDGLFSVQIHHKGFFCGSESNKTYMDYEVDWFDMCESDTWSMLWIKDFLSQLGHDMEASKLDVYWCQLGKTVADGLKLMQCDADIVLMIIATIEHKNLLLVVDHGETLQSSDDDVLITGVGCHIKTRYKGNILTAVGIDPNDCIFPIAFGICEVESTHSWEWFLASLKDDLNIINTSTFTIMSGRQKGLTNAVKKLFPDSEHRNYVRHIYQNFHKVHKGEQLKNDLWAIARSTNEAAYTRNMDKMRDHSFTAFNWVENLSPRTWIKAFFDPFCKCDILLNNMCEVFNSYILDGRELPIKSMLDYIFWKISNRMVGKQGRQKSGQAGFAPRYRRSWTSMLSGQKIAG; this is encoded by the exons ATGAATGAACCGCGTCGTCGACGTCCGGGCAAAGCTGCGCCGTCGTATG GTGATTTTGATGGCTTGTTTAGTGTTCAGATCCACCACAAGGGTTTCTTCTGTGGGAGTGAGAGCAACAAGACTTACATGGATTATGAGGTTGACTGGTTTGACATGTGTGAGAGTGACACATGGTCAATGTTATGGATCAAGGATTTTCTTTCACAACTGGGACATGACATGGAAGCCTCCAAATTAGATGTGTATTGGTGCCAACTAGGGAAGACCGTTGCTGATGGGCTTAAGCTTATGCAATGTGATGCAGATATTGTTCTTATGATTATTGCAACAATAGAGCACAAGAACCTACTGCTTGTAGTAGATCATGGTGAAACTTTGCAGTCATCAGATGATGATGTTTTGATTACTGGAGTTGGTTGTCACATCAAAACAAGATATAAGGGGAATATATTGACAGCAGTTGGGATTGATCCAAATGATTGTATCTTCCCTATAGCATTTGGCATATGTGAAGTGGAGTCAACACACAGTTGGGAGTGGTTTCTAGCCTCTTTGAAGGATGACCTGAATATAATCAATACATCAACATTCACCATTATGAGTGGCAGACAGAAG GGTTTGACGAATGCTGTGAAGAAACTTTTCCCTGATTCAGAACATAGGAACTATGTTAGGCACATTTACCAAAATTTCCACAAAGTACACAAGGGTGAACAACTGAAGAATGACCTCTGGGCCATAGCAAGATCCACTAATGAAGCTGCCTACACCAGAAACATGGATAAGATGAGAGATCACAGCTTTACAGCATTCAATTGGGTTGAGAACTTGTCCCCAAGAACTTGGATCAAAGCTTTCTTTGACCCTTTCTGCAAGTGTGATATATTGCTGAATAACATGTGTGAGGTGTTTAACAG CTACATTTTGGATGGTAGAGAGTTGCCAATTAAATCAATGCTGGATTACATCTTCTGGAAGATTTCAAATAGGATGGTTGGTAAGCAAGGGAGGCAGAAAAGTGGACAGGCAGGCTTTGCCCCAAGATACAGAAGAAGCTGGACAAGTATGTTGAGTGGGCAAAAAATTGCAGGGTGA